GCAAACTGTATATATTGTACAAGAGGCCTACCGGCAGGACATACATATGCGCAAAGACCACACTCAATGCAATAATCAATATCTAACTCCTCACATCTCTCGAATAATGAGAATTCAGAATATCTACCCAAAAGATTGATCTGGAGATTATAGGGACAAGCATCCACACATTTTCCGCAATTAATACATGTTATATTAGCGATAGGGGCTACTTCTTCACTATCCTGAATATAAATGGCTTCGGTTTTATGGGTAACCGGAAAATCCGCAAGATATGTGACCTCGCCCAGCATTGGCCCGCCTAATATTAACTTATCATTATCTTGGATGGCAATGTTATTTGATTCAAGAACGACTGATATTGGTGTGCCGATCCTTACACGTAAATTCTTAAGGGCTTTGCCTCCCTTATCTATTAGTGTAATAACCTTATGAACCGGAGGTTTTCCACTTTTAAGTGACTCAACGATTGAGTTCAATAATTCAACACTATAAACTGAGGAATTATCAATTTCGCCATCGGTTAACACTAACCTGGGGAGCATGTCGGACATCCCATTGGGATGGACAGGATTAACCGCTGTTATCTCTGTGCCTATAGAGAGGCCTGATATGTTATTGGGAATGGCCAAAACTGCCCTCTTAGCTCCAGTTATCTTCTTTAAAAGCTCAACACCCTCTTTGATGTTCTCGTGCTTTTCCCTGAGAATCTGTTGGTTTTTAGAAACAAGCAAATCAGAGTCAAGCCCATTTATTATTATTGTATCAATCCTTTTATCATTAGAAATACCAAGATCAAAACCGAGTTCCTTTAATTTAGCCTGTGCTTCCTCTGAACTCTTGTTTGATAAATCCTCTCCTTCATTTAAAGAAGAATCCCATTCATCACTACCTGATGTTTCAATCGTTATTGCTGTAAACTCCTTTCCATCAGTCCACTTGATTGTAGATATTTCCGTGATGGTACCTGTGACAGGGGAGAACATTCCCGTCTCTATGCTGCATGACTCCAACTTTTTTCCACTTTTTAGCTTATCGCCTACCTCTAACGTTATTGGATCTTCGCTGCTTTGTAGAATAATAGACTTTTGGGGGAGTGAACACTCTTCAATGGGTAGATTGTCATCTGAATAGATTAGCTTTGGTGGCAGAATGCCGAATATTGTTCTTAAATTCATGTTATCTTCCTAAATCCGTTTTTTTCTAATCTATGTAAATTACTAAAAATTTGCTGATATTATTGACGGTGACAAAGACTGCATTCGCCTGCGTCCATCCCCTGTTTGTTATGACATTCTATACAGTTGTTGCCGATGCATTGCTTATGAACAGGGGCATCCTCACATATTGCATCACATTCTTTTCCAGGACCATGACAACTTCTACAGTTTTTTTCATTAGCCTTTGTCTCATCATCAATGTCGTGATGGCATTCTATGCATTTTATTCCATACTCATTCTCTGAAAGGTGGGCTCGATGATCAAAAATCACTGCTCCACCCTTTGTTTTAAAGAGTACTCTTATGGGTGATTCTGAACTCTGAAGGGAATATCCTATAATTCCTATTATAGCGAGTATTATGATGAAGGCTAAAGCTAATTTTTCTCCATATTTTTCAGTCATATTCAGCATCCATATTCATATTTGTATTATTAAAAAAATATTGATTGATAAGCACAAAAAACAATAGAAATTACATGGAAGATTGAGTCAAGGAAAAATTATAAATATTTTATAATTTTTGTAATTGTTCAACAATATTAAAAAATGATAAAAAATACAAAATTGTATAATTAGTAGAACTTTATTAAAAAGCTCCATTTTTTAGTAAACTATGAGATGCTTAAGGGGGCCGGAATTCAAATTTGAGGTGCAACACAGCCCATTAAAAATCCTAATTGATAAAACAGGAAAAACATTATTGAATACAATTTTGAAGTTGCATAAAAATTAGAAGTTGTTTTTCAATTTACAAAATTCCCACTAATATTAAAATCAAGATGATCAATAATTGAAGGGGAGGGGGGAGTAGAGCGATAATGAATTTTAGAAGAACCGCGTTGAATATCCTTTCCATTAGGAGGGATGAGCTTGGCTTTGTGATACCCCTCTTTGCCTTATACTTTTTATCAGGTTCCTTCTTTGCCATAGGTCAGATATTCTCTGAAACCATATTCTTAAAGGAATACGGCGCAGAGGGTTTGTCGAGATTCTTTATATATAATGGAGCTGCCATTATAACAGCAGGCATATGCTACAATTATTTTTTATTAAAGATGTCCCTTAAAAAGGCCTATATCTTTTTAATTGGCTTCTCCACAATAATGATACTCTTGGCCTCTGTTTATTTACAGGGCAACTATTCATGGCTTCCCTTCTATATGTATATGGGCAATTACCTCTTTACCTTTTTTCTGGATATGCATTTTTTTAATTTTGCCTTTCAATTCCTCAATTTGAGAAGCTCAAAGAGGATACTGCCCTTCCTCATGGGCGGCGCCAAGTTGGGGGGGATACTGATCAGCCTCATAGTCTTTACCCTCTTTTCAGAGAGCATATCAGAATACGGCATTTATATATGGGCAATAAACGCTTTTCTGCTATTTATCCCCTTTCTCCTGCTGAGATTCTCTAAAGGCATCAGCAAGGAGCATGCAAGAATCAGCAGGTTCGAATTGCTGCCGGATTATACAGTATTTGAAAAAATCTTCAGAAGATTTAAGATTACATATTCATCGCCAATTTTTTTATATTCAGCTATTGCTGTATTCATGATGTCCATAGCCAATCAGATTTCTGAGTTCTACTTTTCCAGAATTTTTAACAATATTTTTCATACGAAAAATGAACTCGCGGCTTTTCTTTCCATGTATACCTTTATTACAGACTTCATCACCCTCTTTATTCAGTTTTTTATAGTCTCAGGGGTAATTGATCGGATAGGTGTGCGGAATTCCAACCTTGTCTATCCCATCTCATTTTTATCGCTAATTTCATTATTTATCGCCTTCCCTAATATTATAATAGGGATATTGATAAGGTTCTGGAGAAAGAATCTTAGCGTAATTATAAGGACCCCTATCTATAATACGATTATTGCGGCATCTCCCAGGGATAGGATTGCGGAGTTCAAATCCTTTATTAGCGGAATAATAAGTCCCATTGGAATGATCATTGGGGGCGGGATTATCCTGTTGATAAGCGAGGGCTTCTCAATCTATGAAGGCTATGTTTTAACACTATCAATAGGGGCGCTTTATCTATTGTTCACATATTGCCAGAATAGGGCATATATAAAATCATTAAGGAAGAGGCTCTCCTTTGACACGATTGAGGGGGATGAGGAATATCCAAAATTTGATGATTATTCAAACCTCTTATCCGATCCAATCTGGGTGGAAGAAAATCTGGAGACAATAGAGTTTCTGTTTAATCGGGAGCTGGCGCTGAATATGCTGCCCCTACTTAATCGCCATTTCGACCGATTATCAACTCACACCAAGGAGGGCATCATAAATCTTTTAGACGCTGAGAGGCATGATCTGACTATGCCTATCATATCCAAGGCTCTCCAGGATGAGGAACCCTTTATTCGGGGCAGGGCCCTGTACCTATTAACGGAATTGGGATATGAAGAGAGGGAGAGGCTCCTCAGGCATAGATATCATAAAACCCTGAAGAGCGAAGAATATGCAATTTCAATACTCCTATCCAAGCATGGAATGATTAGCGATGATAGGGATCTGGATAGTTTTTGCATTGAGTCTGTTATGGAGATCAAAGAGGGCATACTACAGGGAGAAATGGAATCCATTGAGTTTGTAATAATTATCCAGGTTCTGCCTCATTTATACTTTTTAAATCATCTTGTGGATATTGCATTAGCAACTGGAAATATTCAATTTTTGAAAAGCCTTATCCCCTTTTCAAATAAATTGTCAGCCTGTGAGTTAAAAAAAATATTTCATGTTTATCGGGATGCGGAGATCAATTATCTTATTAATCTCTCCATGTTAGCTGGCAAAATAAGCGAGGCGGATAAGACAATCCTGCTGGATTATAGGAAAGATATTTCTCAAGACCAGATGGGAAGGCTTTTCAAATATGATGAAACAACTGCTGTAAGAATTGTAGGGCGGTTGTTTCAGGAAGAGGATTGTGCAAGGCTCTCAAATTATCTTAATTACATGATGAGCATGAACCATAGGCCCAGGGATACAATTGATACCTTTATTGATTTTGAGATCAATAGGATAATAAAACTGGTAGAATTAATCGATTCAATAAAAGGGATCAGGGGGGATGCCCTTAGTAATCCAATGATCCCTAAATTCCTGTGTAATTGTATAGAGGATATTATTGAATTTCACAAGCATCTCATATTAAAGGCTATAGCCATACTTACCGGCACAAATATTGAAGAAGCCTATGAGTCCATTCTATTCTTGAAGGATAGGGATTTAGACAACTGTCTGCTTGAATATATTGAAACCTCGGGAAGGCAGACCAAAAAGGCCCTATCAATTTTTGTTGAAGGAGAAAGGATTCATCAGAAAATAGATATATTTCTGAATGATGAATCAATAAAATCATTGAACCATTTAACCGAGAATTTTACTAATGAGATCCTTGATATATTAAATTTCTCTCTATTTATCCTTTTCCAGGATGTTAGCCTGAGAAATATCAAGACGAATCCCTTTGAATCGATTGATATAAACTCAAAGGAGGGGATTGAGATGCTTTCAC
The DNA window shown above is from Spirochaetota bacterium and carries:
- a CDS encoding cytochrome c3 family protein; the encoded protein is MTEKYGEKLALAFIIILAIIGIIGYSLQSSESPIRVLFKTKGGAVIFDHRAHLSENEYGIKCIECHHDIDDETKANEKNCRSCHGPGKECDAICEDAPVHKQCIGNNCIECHNKQGMDAGECSLCHRQ
- a CDS encoding cyclic nucleotide-binding domain-containing protein, with product MNFRRTALNILSIRRDELGFVIPLFALYFLSGSFFAIGQIFSETIFLKEYGAEGLSRFFIYNGAAIITAGICYNYFLLKMSLKKAYIFLIGFSTIMILLASVYLQGNYSWLPFYMYMGNYLFTFFLDMHFFNFAFQFLNLRSSKRILPFLMGGAKLGGILISLIVFTLFSESISEYGIYIWAINAFLLFIPFLLLRFSKGISKEHARISRFELLPDYTVFEKIFRRFKITYSSPIFLYSAIAVFMMSIANQISEFYFSRIFNNIFHTKNELAAFLSMYTFITDFITLFIQFFIVSGVIDRIGVRNSNLVYPISFLSLISLFIAFPNIIIGILIRFWRKNLSVIIRTPIYNTIIAASPRDRIAEFKSFISGIISPIGMIIGGGIILLISEGFSIYEGYVLTLSIGALYLLFTYCQNRAYIKSLRKRLSFDTIEGDEEYPKFDDYSNLLSDPIWVEENLETIEFLFNRELALNMLPLLNRHFDRLSTHTKEGIINLLDAERHDLTMPIISKALQDEEPFIRGRALYLLTELGYEERERLLRHRYHKTLKSEEYAISILLSKHGMISDDRDLDSFCIESVMEIKEGILQGEMESIEFVIIIQVLPHLYFLNHLVDIALATGNIQFLKSLIPFSNKLSACELKKIFHVYRDAEINYLINLSMLAGKISEADKTILLDYRKDISQDQMGRLFKYDETTAVRIVGRLFQEEDCARLSNYLNYMMSMNHRPRDTIDTFIDFEINRIIKLVELIDSIKGIRGDALSNPMIPKFLCNCIEDIIEFHKHLILKAIAILTGTNIEEAYESILFLKDRDLDNCLLEYIETSGRQTKKALSIFVEGERIHQKIDIFLNDESIKSLNHLTENFTNEILDILNFSLFILFQDVSLRNIKTNPFESIDINSKEGIEMLSLIEKITFLKENALFSGLQINELIHISNITQEIEVPKDRVIIKQGEIGDELFIILEGEVEVYTRDRVLSRLNSGSCIGELSIIDKEPRSASVKTMEKTRFLSIKRNDFLLTLKENPTISINIMQLITHRLRSVL
- a CDS encoding 4Fe-4S binding protein codes for the protein MNLRTIFGILPPKLIYSDDNLPIEECSLPQKSIILQSSEDPITLEVGDKLKSGKKLESCSIETGMFSPVTGTITEISTIKWTDGKEFTAITIETSGSDEWDSSLNEGEDLSNKSSEEAQAKLKELGFDLGISNDKRIDTIIINGLDSDLLVSKNQQILREKHENIKEGVELLKKITGAKRAVLAIPNNISGLSIGTEITAVNPVHPNGMSDMLPRLVLTDGEIDNSSVYSVELLNSIVESLKSGKPPVHKVITLIDKGGKALKNLRVRIGTPISVVLESNNIAIQDNDKLILGGPMLGEVTYLADFPVTHKTEAIYIQDSEEVAPIANITCINCGKCVDACPYNLQINLLGRYSEFSLFERCEELDIDYCIECGLCAYVCPAGRPLVQYIQFAKHEIKELKNKEEEESTQ